One stretch of Alcaligenes aquatilis DNA includes these proteins:
- a CDS encoding glycosyltransferase, with product MSVGVDSPAAASSVTGDVVVKPRKMAFVVDIRGWAFDTIARSMQARLTPLMDTCEIIYWEDFDDPNAFVKHVNGQELDLVHFFFREHLDLILKTVAGQSDAFFAFCRHAFTTHIPDYLYSSSHELAARATLFDFVDGYFTTCHDLFDIYARDPLIRDPDGVIFDWPDVAAPTTFPTKAGVGRLRVLWSGNSKWGEYAGFVDYKGLDSVIRPVLRQVQARYPDVEFVCFDSAEQKVSHETILLELERADVLLIASEKEGTPLTLIEAMSRGCAVVTTPVGIAPDVLPEIQQQLICARNADSFAQALISLREQTELLNLIQQSNWRAYQEVFGPGSPLLGKWAQFLNSAYARHQEQGLARKQAIAKAATGSAVRRLIVTALRSGVRVAKRFGLVERLNRLSPHFAGFYNRVLHGGIQQGVPDYERIGLSYQEQLQDWPADKPLVVYAPMWKGVAASTESLFGEQVLRFPYFDSEFPELESHSYLDKLAALLAEKLRAPLVYSGGSVLHLALAQRLHQLNPQIRQFFMWHGSPAQWVDKGQAAHFQMWHTAYRNGTIQGMVTVKLGLHLALERIGIRAWDIFNPVPDLSVSHQQSQGRDPIVQIGLFSAISSWYKNPYVQLLAVAGRPDVVLNTNLHEDDVRHMNLGIKAIRHYPHMPRPNFLQLIAQQDLNLYVTNTECSPMTALESWALGVPCIVGPAGDVYSAVSERLGELLVEPKVDNPTAIAARIDLVLAHRDEIVSLLSQHRANYNALFRQKMDGLLQELCNA from the coding sequence ATGAGCGTTGGCGTTGATTCGCCGGCTGCCGCATCATCTGTAACGGGCGATGTAGTGGTAAAGCCGCGCAAGATGGCTTTTGTTGTGGACATCCGTGGCTGGGCCTTCGATACGATTGCCCGTTCTATGCAAGCCAGGTTGACGCCCTTGATGGATACGTGCGAAATCATTTATTGGGAAGACTTCGACGATCCCAACGCGTTCGTCAAGCATGTGAATGGGCAAGAGCTGGACCTGGTGCACTTTTTTTTCCGGGAGCATCTGGATCTCATCCTGAAAACTGTTGCTGGGCAAAGTGACGCCTTTTTTGCGTTCTGCCGTCACGCCTTTACCACGCATATCCCCGACTACCTATATTCAAGCAGCCATGAGCTGGCGGCCCGTGCGACCTTATTTGATTTTGTCGACGGTTACTTCACGACTTGTCACGATTTATTTGATATTTATGCTCGTGACCCACTGATCCGTGATCCGGATGGCGTGATCTTCGATTGGCCCGACGTTGCGGCCCCGACAACCTTTCCTACGAAAGCAGGGGTGGGCAGATTGCGCGTCCTGTGGTCCGGAAACTCGAAGTGGGGGGAATATGCGGGTTTTGTTGATTACAAAGGTTTGGACTCCGTCATTCGTCCCGTGTTGAGGCAGGTGCAGGCTCGATATCCCGATGTGGAGTTTGTGTGTTTTGATTCGGCAGAGCAAAAGGTCTCACATGAAACGATCTTGTTGGAGCTGGAAAGGGCGGATGTTCTGCTGATTGCCTCTGAAAAAGAAGGAACGCCTCTGACCTTGATCGAGGCGATGTCCCGTGGTTGCGCTGTGGTGACAACGCCGGTAGGCATTGCTCCGGACGTGCTGCCTGAGATTCAACAACAATTGATTTGTGCTCGTAATGCGGATTCTTTTGCGCAGGCTCTGATAAGTTTGCGTGAACAGACCGAGCTGTTGAATCTCATCCAACAAAGTAATTGGCGGGCTTATCAAGAAGTTTTTGGCCCAGGCAGCCCCTTGTTAGGAAAATGGGCACAGTTTTTGAATTCAGCTTATGCGCGGCATCAAGAGCAGGGATTGGCGCGCAAGCAAGCTATTGCCAAGGCCGCGACGGGCAGTGCAGTTCGTCGACTGATCGTTACGGCCCTGAGGTCAGGGGTTCGGGTAGCCAAGCGTTTTGGACTTGTCGAGCGCTTGAACCGCTTGTCGCCGCACTTCGCCGGCTTTTATAACCGAGTCTTGCATGGTGGCATCCAGCAGGGTGTACCGGATTATGAACGTATTGGTTTGTCTTACCAAGAGCAGCTACAGGATTGGCCAGCGGATAAACCGTTGGTTGTGTATGCGCCAATGTGGAAAGGCGTGGCGGCCTCGACCGAGTCTTTGTTTGGGGAACAGGTATTGCGCTTTCCCTACTTTGACTCCGAGTTTCCTGAGCTGGAAAGCCATTCCTATCTGGATAAGCTGGCTGCTCTGCTGGCCGAGAAGCTCCGGGCGCCGTTAGTGTATAGCGGTGGATCGGTATTGCATTTGGCGTTGGCGCAGCGTCTGCATCAATTGAACCCCCAGATTCGTCAGTTCTTCATGTGGCATGGTTCGCCAGCGCAATGGGTGGATAAGGGGCAGGCGGCACATTTTCAGATGTGGCATACCGCTTATCGCAATGGGACGATTCAGGGAATGGTGACGGTCAAGCTGGGGCTGCACCTGGCGTTGGAGCGCATCGGCATTCGAGCTTGGGATATCTTCAATCCAGTGCCGGACTTGTCTGTTAGCCATCAGCAGAGTCAGGGCAGAGATCCTATCGTTCAGATCGGTCTCTTTTCGGCAATCAGCTCTTGGTATAAGAATCCGTACGTTCAATTGCTTGCTGTGGCTGGGCGGCCAGATGTTGTATTGAACACCAATCTGCATGAGGATGATGTACGACATATGAATCTGGGCATCAAGGCGATACGGCATTATCCCCACATGCCGCGCCCCAACTTCTTGCAGTTGATCGCTCAACAAGATTTGAATCTCTATGTCACCAACACGGAGTGTTCTCCCATGACTGCGCTAGAAAGCTGGGCATTGGGAGTGCCGTGCATTGTCGGTCCGGCTGGCGACGTGTATTCGGCTGTCTCAGAGCGGCTGGGGGAGTTGCTGGTTGAGCCAAAGGTGGATAATCCGACGGCGATTGCTGCGCGTATTGATCTGGTGTTGGCGCATCGAGATGAGATTGTGAGCCTTTTATCACAGCATCGGGCAAACTATAACGCTTTATTCCGACAGAAAATGGACGGTTTGCTGCAAGAGCTCTGCAATGCATGA